The Nitrospira sp. KM1 genome includes a window with the following:
- a CDS encoding YqgE/AlgH family protein, which produces MMFVPSMLAARSSDTRDLFNPKTVLIGILLCGFSYIVTGDPVQAEGEFSPSAIKKGVLLVASPSLKDPNFHEAVVLIVEHGPGGTLGLIVNRSLKVFLSEALPDMTILRGTSYRLFAGGPVNMASLLLLFRLKEPSAEARLVFDGVYVGTANVLERFVKQPLPDDAFRAFAGYAGWAPQQLKAEMLQGSWAILPPDARAVFDHDPATLWQDCIRKLQTPRTISN; this is translated from the coding sequence ATGATGTTCGTACCGTCGATGCTCGCGGCTAGATCTTCTGACACGAGAGACCTTTTCAATCCTAAAACGGTCCTCATCGGTATTCTGCTCTGCGGGTTCTCTTACATTGTGACCGGGGACCCTGTACAGGCGGAAGGGGAGTTTTCACCGTCTGCGATCAAAAAGGGTGTGCTGCTGGTCGCGAGTCCTTCGCTGAAAGATCCCAATTTCCACGAGGCCGTGGTGCTGATCGTGGAGCATGGCCCTGGAGGGACACTCGGACTTATCGTGAATCGCTCTCTCAAGGTGTTCTTATCCGAGGCGTTGCCGGATATGACCATTCTGAGAGGAACCAGCTATCGGCTGTTTGCGGGGGGGCCCGTCAACATGGCGAGCCTGCTCCTACTGTTTCGATTGAAGGAGCCCTCAGCCGAGGCGCGACTGGTGTTCGATGGCGTCTATGTCGGCACGGCGAATGTCCTGGAACGTTTCGTAAAACAGCCACTGCCGGACGACGCCTTCCGGGCGTTTGCCGGATATGCGGGCTGGGCTCCGCAGCAGTTGAAGGCGGAGATGCTCCAAGGATCCTGGGCGATTCTTCCCCCTGACGCTCGCGCGGTCTTCGATCACGACCCGGCTACACTCTGGCAGGACTGCATCAGGAAGCTTCAGACCCCACGGACTATTTCCAACTGA
- a CDS encoding TetR/AcrR family transcriptional regulator, with translation MQRASRKSAHQTVDVAGSKPFIQRIVTAARQHFLSNGFRSVTMDDLAHELGMSKKTLYASFPSKTALLDAVLADKFRAVEADLEEITSTCASDVLGALHRLLACMQRHTEELRPPFVRDMRKEGPVRFKEIERRRRDLIERHFGKLLGEGRKAGIIRKDLSVPLIMEILLGAVQAIMNPVKIEELGLTPKTGFSTIITVILEGIVTEPVRAKL, from the coding sequence ATGCAGCGCGCATCCCGAAAATCCGCCCATCAGACAGTCGATGTTGCCGGTAGCAAGCCGTTTATCCAGCGCATCGTCACTGCGGCGCGGCAGCACTTCCTGTCGAACGGTTTCCGAAGCGTAACAATGGACGACCTCGCTCATGAACTCGGCATGAGCAAGAAGACACTGTACGCGTCATTTCCAAGCAAGACTGCCCTGCTTGACGCGGTACTTGCAGACAAGTTCCGTGCCGTCGAAGCGGACCTCGAAGAGATTACCTCCACATGTGCTTCAGATGTGCTTGGTGCCCTCCACCGCCTTCTTGCCTGCATGCAACGGCACACCGAGGAACTTCGCCCGCCCTTCGTCCGTGATATGCGGAAAGAGGGGCCCGTGCGGTTCAAGGAGATCGAACGGCGCCGTCGTGATCTGATCGAACGGCATTTTGGCAAATTGCTCGGCGAAGGACGAAAGGCGGGCATTATCCGGAAAGATCTTTCCGTCCCCCTGATCATGGAAATTCTATTGGGGGCGGTTCAAGCGATCATGAACCCGGTCAAAATTGAAGAACTCGGTCTCACACCGAAAACGGGATTTTCGACCATCATCACGGTGATTCTCGAAGGTATCGTGACCGAACCCGTCAGGGCGAAACTCTAA
- a CDS encoding HlyD family secretion protein: MSALLSRGIAIALCLVLGCAAEDPNRVQGYVEGEFMYIASPFAGALESLHVQRGAQVKAGDPLFRLDSAAEKAARDEAERRLVQAHANLADVKKGMRPSEIESLAAQLQQARSALKLSDREFARHKELMRIPGATAELDFDRARSARDQNRQRVAQLEADLKTAQLGSRIDQVSAAEAEVRARESALAKAEWDYSQKHQSAPKAALVFDTLYREGEWVAAGRPVVALLPPQNIKVRAFVPETRVGTIHPGDPVRVSVDGVREPFIGTVSYISPKAEYTPPVIYSQESRSKLVFMIEAVFEPQVASNLNPGQPVDVRLGS; the protein is encoded by the coding sequence ATGTCTGCCCTTCTCAGTCGGGGCATCGCGATAGCGCTGTGCCTGGTGCTCGGCTGTGCTGCAGAGGATCCGAATCGTGTACAAGGCTATGTGGAGGGAGAATTCATGTATATCGCTTCGCCGTTCGCCGGGGCGCTGGAATCTCTTCACGTACAGCGAGGCGCACAGGTGAAGGCGGGCGATCCGCTCTTTCGTCTCGACAGCGCCGCAGAAAAGGCCGCAAGAGACGAAGCAGAGCGGCGTCTTGTGCAAGCTCATGCCAATCTGGCGGACGTGAAAAAGGGTATGCGCCCATCCGAAATCGAGTCCCTGGCGGCGCAACTCCAGCAGGCGCGTTCCGCGCTGAAACTATCTGACCGAGAGTTTGCGCGGCACAAAGAACTCATGCGTATTCCTGGTGCAACAGCGGAGTTGGATTTCGACCGCGCGCGTTCCGCGCGGGACCAGAATCGTCAGCGGGTGGCTCAATTGGAGGCTGACCTGAAGACGGCTCAACTCGGTTCCCGTATCGACCAAGTGTCTGCCGCCGAAGCCGAAGTCCGGGCACGTGAATCCGCGTTGGCGAAGGCCGAGTGGGATTATTCACAAAAGCACCAGAGTGCGCCCAAGGCGGCGCTCGTGTTCGATACGCTGTATCGCGAAGGCGAATGGGTCGCCGCGGGGAGGCCGGTGGTTGCGCTATTGCCTCCTCAGAACATCAAAGTTCGGGCGTTCGTGCCGGAGACTCGTGTAGGGACGATTCATCCCGGCGACCCGGTTCGGGTAAGCGTGGACGGCGTGCGAGAACCATTCATCGGTACGGTCAGCTATATTTCGCCGAAGGCGGAGTACACTCCTCCGGTCATTTATAGCCAGGAGAGCCGGAGCAAGCTGGTCTTCATGATCGAAGCGGTGTTCGAACCGCAAGTCGCATCGAATTTGAACCCGGGTCAGCCCGTCGACGTCCGCTTGGGATCATGA
- a CDS encoding ABC transporter ATP-binding protein, whose product MPNTSSRPDLAIDVRGMTKRFGERTVVDHIDLRVGTGEIYGFLGPNGSGKTTFIRMLCGLLRADAGSGTCLGYDVITESEAIKSEVGYMTQRFSFYEDLSIAENLDFVARMFSVKNRREAVQRSLERLGLVERQHQLAGELSGGWKQRLALAACLIHQPKLLLLDEPTAGVDPKARREFWEQIHDLAAEGLTFLITTHYMDEAERCHRLAYIAAGQLLTAGTVSEVIAHAGLTTWSVTGNELHRLTVQLRDRPGVSQAVAFGSMLHVSGDDDAALEAAIAPFRTDEYEWRRISSGLEDVFIHLMESAPERVSR is encoded by the coding sequence ATGCCCAATACTTCAAGCCGGCCGGATCTCGCCATCGACGTACGCGGGATGACCAAGCGGTTCGGAGAACGCACCGTGGTCGACCATATCGACTTGCGAGTAGGAACCGGAGAAATTTACGGCTTTCTCGGCCCCAACGGCAGTGGAAAGACAACGTTCATCCGGATGCTCTGTGGGCTGTTGCGAGCCGATGCGGGCAGCGGGACATGTCTTGGCTACGATGTGATCACCGAAAGCGAAGCGATCAAAAGCGAAGTGGGGTACATGACTCAACGCTTCAGCTTTTACGAGGATCTGAGCATTGCGGAAAACCTGGACTTCGTGGCGCGCATGTTCTCGGTGAAGAATCGGCGCGAAGCGGTCCAACGCAGCCTCGAACGGCTTGGACTCGTCGAACGACAGCACCAACTCGCCGGAGAACTGTCGGGAGGATGGAAGCAACGGCTCGCATTGGCCGCCTGCCTGATCCATCAGCCGAAACTGCTGCTGTTGGATGAACCGACCGCGGGAGTCGATCCCAAAGCACGCCGCGAGTTTTGGGAGCAAATCCACGATCTGGCCGCCGAAGGCCTCACGTTTCTCATCACGACCCATTACATGGATGAGGCCGAACGCTGCCACCGGCTCGCCTATATTGCCGCGGGTCAGCTACTGACCGCCGGGACCGTCTCCGAAGTCATTGCGCATGCCGGTCTGACTACATGGTCGGTCACGGGCAATGAGCTGCACCGCCTTACGGTGCAGCTTCGTGACCGTCCCGGTGTCAGTCAGGCGGTGGCGTTTGGAAGCATGCTGCATGTCAGCGGTGACGATGACGCGGCGCTGGAAGCCGCCATTGCGCCATTCCGGACGGATGAATACGAGTGGCGACGGATCAGCTCCGGGCTCGAAGACGTGTTCATTCATCTCATGGAATCGGCGCCGGAACGGGTATCCCGATGA
- a CDS encoding ABC transporter permease, which translates to MTGEQIKTSVHPVKKAIRFSSARLWAMVVKEFVQMRRDRLTFGMMIGIPLLQLVLFGYAINSDPKHLPTAVLLADNGPQGRTVLHAIRNSDYFEFVRQVTTELEARDALARGEVQFVVNIPERFTHDLLRGARPVLLVEADATDPAATSNAIGSMRQLVNQALQRDLAGPLAFLSGSDGPIDLRVHAQYNPEAITYYNIVPGLMGVVLTMTMVMITGLAITRERERGTMENLLSMPTRSLEVMIGKIIPYILVGYVQVGLILTAAYFLFHVPMLGNLGLLLVVALIFIAANLAMGITFSTVAENQLQAMQMSFFFFLPSLLLSGFMFPFRGMPQWAQALGEVLPLTHFLRIVRGILLKGNGFQDVVLQLWQIALFAAVALVIGVMRYRRTLD; encoded by the coding sequence ATGACCGGAGAGCAAATCAAAACGTCCGTGCATCCCGTGAAGAAGGCGATCAGGTTTTCTTCCGCTCGGTTATGGGCGATGGTCGTCAAAGAGTTCGTCCAGATGCGACGGGATCGTCTCACGTTCGGGATGATGATTGGGATACCGCTGCTTCAGCTCGTTCTCTTCGGGTATGCGATCAATTCCGATCCGAAGCATTTGCCGACCGCAGTGTTGCTGGCCGATAACGGTCCGCAGGGGCGCACGGTCCTCCATGCGATTCGAAACAGCGACTATTTCGAGTTCGTCAGACAAGTGACGACCGAATTGGAAGCTCGTGATGCGCTCGCCCGTGGAGAAGTCCAGTTCGTCGTCAATATTCCGGAACGGTTCACGCACGATTTGCTCCGCGGAGCCAGGCCGGTTCTGCTCGTGGAGGCTGATGCCACGGATCCGGCTGCCACCAGCAACGCCATCGGCTCGATGCGTCAGCTCGTGAATCAGGCGCTTCAACGCGACCTTGCAGGTCCGTTGGCCTTTCTGTCCGGCTCAGACGGGCCGATCGATCTCCGTGTGCATGCCCAGTACAATCCCGAGGCGATTACCTATTACAATATCGTGCCCGGTCTGATGGGCGTCGTGCTTACGATGACCATGGTCATGATTACCGGATTGGCCATCACCCGTGAACGGGAGCGCGGCACGATGGAAAACCTGTTGTCCATGCCGACGCGCTCCCTTGAGGTGATGATTGGAAAGATCATTCCCTACATCCTGGTCGGATATGTTCAGGTCGGATTGATTCTGACGGCCGCCTATTTTCTATTTCACGTCCCCATGCTCGGCAACCTCGGGTTACTTCTCGTTGTCGCGCTGATCTTCATTGCCGCCAATCTGGCGATGGGCATCACGTTTTCGACCGTGGCGGAAAACCAGTTGCAAGCCATGCAGATGTCCTTCTTTTTCTTCCTGCCGTCATTGTTGCTGTCCGGGTTCATGTTTCCATTTCGCGGCATGCCGCAATGGGCGCAGGCACTGGGTGAAGTCCTCCCATTGACGCATTTCCTCCGAATTGTGCGCGGGATCCTTCTCAAGGGAAACGGATTTCAGGACGTGGTCTTGCAGTTGTGGCAGATCGCGTTATTCGCCGCCGTGGCGTTGGTTATAGGGGTCATGCGGTACCGGCGGACGCTGGATTGA
- a CDS encoding universal stress protein, producing the protein MRILLAVDESENSHRAVSYVGSLLHRTPDVTVTIFHVLKPMPRELLEHGGSENPAEELQLGRQLRQDQQAWIQKEGESESQVLNRACETLTQGGFDRSRVTLKTGHEDDIARNILEEARNGKHETIVVGRHGTSRMKRLFGGGVTDQLLRDAKGFAIWVIE; encoded by the coding sequence GTGCGAATTCTTCTGGCCGTCGACGAATCCGAGAATTCCCATCGTGCGGTGAGTTACGTCGGGTCCCTTCTTCATCGAACCCCGGATGTCACCGTGACCATTTTTCACGTGCTCAAACCGATGCCTCGTGAGCTGCTCGAACATGGAGGATCGGAAAATCCTGCTGAAGAATTACAACTCGGCCGGCAGTTGCGTCAGGACCAGCAAGCCTGGATTCAGAAAGAAGGGGAGTCAGAGTCCCAGGTCCTGAACAGGGCATGCGAAACGTTGACGCAAGGCGGTTTCGATCGAAGCCGGGTGACGTTGAAGACGGGGCATGAAGATGATATCGCCAGAAACATCCTCGAAGAGGCACGAAACGGAAAGCATGAGACTATCGTGGTGGGGCGGCATGGAACGTCACGGATGAAACGCCTGTTCGGTGGCGGCGTGACCGATCAATTACTGCGGGATGCGAAGGGATTTGCCATCTGGGTCATAGAGTGA
- a CDS encoding DUF6279 family lipoprotein — MITMMMRRSIKVWNFILIALVFLGLTGCATSLLYNHAGWLLTQQLDGYFDLSKSQKKFVSSRLESILDRHRHEALPRYESLLLQVEDRIRRGLTRDDIAWGFAQFDQLKTDLFTRFAGDGGEFIRLVNDQQIPRLRRSLHQRLSREEALLRDGAQARQVKRAEKLVSIAKDWLGSLTREQEQIIIRLSMDLPDTLPAWYAHQSSRNSQLVAIVEQRSDPRIQERLSEWLVDQEKYADPTFLLQIEQLRQQTAGLILAIDRVATSEQRHHAIAKLNDLALTIHALSRA; from the coding sequence ATGATCACCATGATGATGCGTCGGTCTATCAAGGTCTGGAATTTCATTCTCATCGCGCTTGTCTTCCTCGGCCTCACCGGTTGTGCGACCTCGCTGCTGTATAACCATGCGGGCTGGCTTCTCACTCAGCAGCTGGACGGATATTTCGATCTGTCAAAATCGCAAAAGAAATTTGTCTCTTCACGACTCGAATCTATTTTGGACCGCCATCGGCACGAAGCCCTGCCTCGTTACGAATCCCTCTTGCTTCAAGTGGAGGATCGCATCCGGCGTGGACTGACGCGAGACGACATCGCATGGGGATTTGCTCAATTCGACCAACTCAAAACAGACCTCTTTACCCGTTTCGCAGGCGACGGCGGTGAATTCATCCGACTGGTCAACGATCAACAGATTCCCCGTCTGCGGAGATCGCTGCACCAACGACTGTCTCGTGAAGAAGCGCTTCTCCGCGATGGTGCACAGGCACGGCAAGTCAAGCGTGCTGAAAAACTAGTCTCCATCGCAAAAGACTGGCTGGGCTCCCTCACAAGAGAACAGGAACAGATTATCATCCGCCTGTCGATGGATTTGCCTGACACCCTGCCGGCTTGGTATGCGCATCAATCGAGTCGCAACAGCCAGCTGGTTGCGATCGTTGAACAGAGAAGCGATCCTCGCATACAGGAACGTCTATCAGAATGGTTGGTCGATCAGGAGAAGTACGCCGACCCGACATTTCTCCTGCAAATTGAACAACTGCGCCAGCAGACCGCCGGCCTGATCCTTGCCATCGATCGCGTGGCCACGTCTGAGCAGCGGCACCACGCGATCGCCAAACTCAACGACCTTGCTCTGACGATTCATGCACTGAGCCGGGCCTGA
- a CDS encoding outer membrane protein: protein MPVLLLITVLIAGWPSLVSAEWYVAGQFGGNFADQVQAVRGTGALQGLSAPDFDLKNSYAYGGKIGYYAGHFILGGELDVLYSNPHIKNLDNIPGVHLGVTNIGLNVLLRYPGATYQPYIGAGPAVIVSRLSQSATTQSDSDTTVGVNLLAGVRAFVTSNVAVFTEYKYTMATLRLTDAFGHDSGFHGDYRVQQWVVGLSYHF, encoded by the coding sequence ATGCCAGTTCTGCTTTTGATCACCGTTCTGATTGCGGGTTGGCCCTCGCTGGTGTCTGCCGAGTGGTATGTCGCAGGTCAATTTGGAGGCAATTTTGCCGACCAAGTGCAGGCCGTGCGCGGGACCGGGGCATTGCAGGGGTTGAGTGCTCCCGATTTCGACCTCAAGAACAGTTACGCCTATGGAGGAAAGATCGGCTATTACGCCGGTCACTTTATTCTCGGCGGTGAATTGGATGTGCTCTACAGCAACCCTCACATCAAGAACCTCGATAATATTCCGGGTGTGCATCTGGGCGTGACGAACATTGGGCTGAACGTGCTGCTTCGGTATCCCGGAGCGACGTATCAACCGTACATCGGCGCAGGACCGGCTGTGATTGTCAGCCGGTTGAGTCAGTCCGCCACTACCCAGTCGGATTCGGACACGACGGTAGGAGTGAACCTGTTAGCCGGAGTCCGCGCGTTCGTGACGTCGAATGTGGCGGTGTTCACTGAATATAAATATACGATGGCCACGCTCCGTCTTACAGATGCGTTTGGTCATGACAGCGGATTTCACGGCGACTACCGTGTTCAGCAATGGGTCGTCGGGTTGTCGTACCATTTCTGA
- a CDS encoding Slp family lipoprotein: protein MRTHVFQSVSILITAAMLTACAQSAHQLERKGIGSEGLMEGSPASESRVDADASEQASLFAQLRAAPTEFLGRTVTISGIVLNAKRLEGFTELEILQLPADAGVPSAGDRRRSLGRFLARQSSFLDPATLGGDPLVTVTGVVEGELQRPLNEGADNYLYPIVTVRELKVWPRGLSRSSAPFSAQRYPRPYQDLYAEPEPSSFGWLGSFLQGLVQSLSFGGYGGGYGGYGGYNGYGGYRGYRDYYYHGGPYGFSPLPAPPASPPPSPPADAPPQFQKPH, encoded by the coding sequence ATGCGAACGCATGTCTTCCAGTCGGTTTCGATTCTGATCACCGCGGCCATGCTCACGGCCTGCGCGCAGTCGGCTCATCAACTCGAGCGAAAGGGCATCGGGAGCGAAGGACTGATGGAAGGGTCACCCGCTTCAGAGAGCAGGGTCGATGCGGATGCTTCAGAGCAAGCATCGCTGTTCGCCCAATTGAGGGCGGCGCCCACCGAGTTCCTTGGACGAACCGTGACGATCTCAGGGATTGTCTTGAACGCAAAACGGCTGGAAGGGTTTACGGAACTGGAAATTCTACAACTGCCAGCCGATGCGGGAGTGCCTTCGGCAGGGGATCGTCGCCGGTCTCTGGGACGGTTTCTCGCCAGACAATCATCATTCCTCGACCCCGCCACTCTTGGTGGCGATCCTCTCGTGACTGTCACAGGTGTCGTGGAAGGGGAACTTCAACGTCCGCTGAATGAAGGTGCCGACAACTATCTCTATCCGATTGTAACGGTAAGAGAACTCAAAGTGTGGCCGAGGGGTCTGTCGAGATCATCGGCTCCGTTCTCGGCCCAGAGATATCCGCGTCCGTACCAAGATCTGTATGCGGAGCCTGAGCCTTCATCCTTTGGGTGGCTCGGCTCATTCTTGCAGGGATTGGTTCAGTCCTTGTCGTTCGGCGGGTATGGCGGAGGCTATGGCGGGTACGGAGGTTATAACGGCTATGGCGGATATCGCGGCTACCGGGACTATTACTATCATGGAGGGCCGTATGGGTTCTCACCACTGCCAGCACCGCCCGCATCTCCGCCGCCTTCACCCCCAGCCGATGCTCCTCCACAATTCCAGAAACCTCACTGA
- a CDS encoding isoprenylcysteine carboxylmethyltransferase family protein: MSGLALKVPPVLLVFVVAGLMWFAKTIWPELNFKFPGRTLLSVGVTLIGAAVIVSAYVSFQRVGTTVNPMKPESSSALVRSGIYAWSRNPMYVGFLLILIAWALLLSNATAFVFLPGFLLYMNRFQIEPEERALFSTFGQHFTAYAARVRRWI; encoded by the coding sequence ATGTCGGGCTTGGCATTAAAGGTTCCACCTGTTCTGCTCGTCTTTGTCGTGGCCGGTCTCATGTGGTTTGCGAAGACCATCTGGCCTGAACTCAATTTTAAGTTTCCTGGCCGTACACTGCTGTCGGTCGGCGTCACCCTCATCGGCGCGGCTGTGATCGTGTCGGCGTACGTGTCATTTCAGAGAGTGGGAACCACCGTCAATCCAATGAAGCCTGAATCATCATCCGCTTTGGTACGTTCTGGTATCTACGCATGGAGCCGCAATCCGATGTATGTAGGCTTTCTTCTGATTCTCATTGCCTGGGCCCTACTGTTGTCCAATGCGACGGCATTCGTGTTTTTGCCCGGATTTCTTCTTTACATGAATCGTTTTCAAATAGAGCCTGAAGAAAGAGCACTCTTTTCAACATTCGGGCAGCACTTCACCGCTTACGCCGCACGTGTTCGCCGTTGGATATAG